The Vallitalea okinawensis genome window below encodes:
- a CDS encoding EFR1 family ferrodoxin (N-terminal region resembles flavodoxins. C-terminal ferrodoxin region binds two 4Fe-4S clusters.): MKITGLYFSGTGNTAWVAEKLKSSLIAKDHDVNMFSIEEIEAAELIDEFKKSDIIGFLYPGYGCDMPKVYDEYLSKLEGINLKINTRAFSIMTAAMYIADGAIITKPLCERIGAELVWGNVIIMPCNFDTPVPLFKIPNNDKIAKMKKRALIKIEKIVQRIEKNEKHYDGGDLFNVVTGKMHRGGWRGAMDKYGIHINESICTSCGICVRLCPANNLHIAEKGQPVKTNNNCSVCLRCINNCPNDAIRMFSTKTKSKYRQYKGPGE, from the coding sequence ATGAAAATAACGGGACTATATTTCAGTGGAACAGGAAATACAGCTTGGGTAGCGGAAAAACTAAAGAGCAGTTTAATTGCAAAAGATCATGATGTTAATATGTTTTCAATTGAAGAAATTGAAGCTGCAGAATTAATAGATGAGTTTAAAAAATCGGATATCATAGGTTTTTTATATCCAGGCTATGGTTGTGACATGCCTAAAGTATATGATGAGTATTTAAGCAAACTTGAAGGTATAAACCTTAAAATAAATACAAGAGCATTTAGCATAATGACAGCAGCTATGTATATTGCAGATGGGGCAATCATAACAAAGCCACTTTGTGAAAGAATTGGAGCTGAATTAGTGTGGGGAAATGTAATAATTATGCCATGTAATTTTGACACTCCAGTTCCGCTATTTAAAATACCAAATAACGATAAAATCGCAAAGATGAAAAAAAGAGCTCTAATAAAAATTGAAAAAATTGTACAAAGAATAGAAAAAAATGAAAAACACTATGATGGTGGAGATTTATTTAATGTTGTAACTGGTAAAATGCACAGAGGTGGATGGCGAGGAGCAATGGACAAATATGGTATTCATATAAATGAAAGTATATGTACGAGTTGTGGTATCTGCGTTAGATTATGTCCTGCAAATAATTTGCATATAGCTGAAAAAGGACAGCCAGTAAAAACAAATAATAACTGTAGTGTATGTCTCAGATGCATCAATAATTGTCCTAATGATGCTATCCGAATGTTTAGCACTAAGACTAAAAGCAAATATAGACAATATAAAGGTCCGGGAGAGTAA
- a CDS encoding helix-turn-helix domain-containing protein: MINFYKMQKVKKMRYLTKLIISLITLAILPTIVISLVNYSISKQNLQKEVSESNLDILRQTKVSVDNILQLTERVALQLTTNQKVHEFWYEELSIHKTEDIEIIKETINVTDSIIAGAQYIENISIYSYKNNMLVSCNGENHQIIDSQYMQTIKQLVPKADDIVWVDSGYEMPAELNSDSIQLLKFIYDGFNNGDTENISGFVLIELRNDEFVKLINEIYIRQSGYIFIIDDDSRIIMGENKSLIDEKSLQSSLNLLEAYEGYNKIEVNDKELLVSYTTSTFNKWRYLAVLPADEIDNPVYVIQNMILIVCGIFVILSVVLAFITARGLYNPILAIYNLLEGKNPEQCQLEKMSLRQDELGQINQQVSHIITQLSCERKLNDSIAKENKTLKRQLDDNTLKLKKYFLQRLVYGDITNKQEIVYQANAMSIDLDATYQVVLIEFQRNIEDIFNALDQPKRQMMKMSIINMFEEAISSVTAPLQSFFVGRTRLISIICVDESKSVEANLDSVKVISRVFQNAMLDNYNLKAVISVGNIYKELESITNSYKEALEGVHLKFILGSHAIILRNEIPNEAKRSHPQHYYKKCIKNALRAKSVYDLRALLIKFQEDLANNLFCNMSYIYYTKEIIGCINEYLIEINYSQWEDIRELNKVIINLETYFEYIDDTIAWIGSFIERVYKQLEDTQKPKFNKIVEDTVHIIREEYQNDVSLSYIADKLSVSTTYVSRLLKAEFGKSFKEFLTEYKMEKAKELLRESDLTIQQIAKQVGYNNIRHFTRMFKKYEGVTAGEYKNIVLKEV; the protein is encoded by the coding sequence ATGATTAATTTTTATAAAATGCAAAAAGTAAAAAAAATGCGTTATTTAACGAAGTTAATAATATCACTCATTACACTTGCGATACTTCCCACTATAGTGATTTCTTTAGTTAATTACTCTATCTCTAAACAAAATCTGCAAAAGGAAGTAAGCGAATCCAACCTTGATATCTTAAGGCAAACAAAAGTTTCAGTAGATAATATACTCCAGTTAACTGAACGGGTAGCTTTACAATTGACAACTAATCAAAAAGTACATGAATTTTGGTATGAAGAATTAAGTATACATAAAACAGAAGATATTGAGATAATAAAAGAAACCATTAATGTAACTGATTCAATTATAGCAGGAGCACAATATATTGAAAACATCAGCATTTACAGTTATAAAAACAATATGCTAGTTTCTTGTAATGGCGAGAATCATCAAATTATTGATAGTCAATATATGCAAACCATTAAACAACTGGTACCAAAAGCAGATGACATTGTGTGGGTAGATTCGGGTTATGAAATGCCAGCTGAGCTTAATAGCGATTCCATACAATTATTAAAATTTATATATGATGGTTTTAATAATGGGGATACAGAGAATATTTCAGGCTTTGTTCTTATTGAATTGAGGAATGATGAATTCGTCAAATTAATAAATGAAATATATATTCGGCAATCTGGCTACATATTTATTATTGATGATGATAGTAGAATTATAATGGGTGAAAACAAAAGCTTAATTGACGAGAAAAGTTTGCAATCTAGTTTAAACTTGCTGGAGGCTTATGAAGGATACAATAAGATAGAGGTAAATGATAAGGAATTATTGGTATCATATACTACATCAACTTTCAACAAGTGGAGATATTTAGCAGTATTACCTGCGGATGAAATTGACAACCCTGTTTATGTTATACAAAACATGATACTTATTGTGTGTGGTATTTTTGTCATACTGTCTGTAGTATTAGCATTTATTACAGCACGAGGTTTGTATAATCCTATTTTAGCGATATATAATTTGTTGGAGGGAAAAAATCCAGAACAATGTCAGTTAGAGAAAATGTCATTACGACAGGACGAACTAGGACAGATTAATCAACAAGTTAGTCACATCATTACACAGTTGAGCTGTGAGAGAAAACTGAATGATAGCATTGCTAAGGAGAACAAGACTCTTAAGCGTCAACTTGATGATAATACTTTAAAGCTAAAGAAATATTTTCTTCAACGATTGGTTTATGGTGATATAACGAATAAACAAGAAATAGTATATCAAGCAAATGCCATGAGTATTGATTTGGATGCAACTTATCAGGTTGTGCTGATAGAATTTCAAAGAAATATTGAAGATATTTTTAATGCACTTGATCAACCTAAAAGACAAATGATGAAGATGAGTATTATCAATATGTTTGAAGAGGCTATATCCAGTGTAACGGCACCTTTACAAAGCTTTTTTGTGGGTAGGACAAGATTAATTAGTATTATTTGTGTGGATGAAAGTAAGAGTGTTGAAGCCAATTTAGATTCAGTCAAAGTTATCAGTAGAGTATTTCAAAATGCAATGTTGGATAATTATAACTTGAAAGCAGTAATTTCTGTAGGGAATATTTATAAGGAATTAGAGAGTATAACAAACTCCTATAAAGAAGCATTAGAAGGAGTTCATTTAAAATTTATATTGGGTAGTCATGCAATCATCCTTAGAAATGAAATACCAAATGAAGCTAAACGCAGTCATCCACAACATTATTATAAAAAATGTATTAAAAATGCACTTAGAGCTAAAAGTGTATACGATTTAAGGGCTCTATTGATAAAGTTTCAAGAAGACCTAGCTAATAATTTATTTTGTAATATGAGTTATATCTACTATACCAAGGAGATCATTGGTTGTATTAATGAATATCTTATTGAAATTAATTATAGTCAATGGGAAGATATTAGAGAACTTAATAAAGTTATTATTAATCTTGAAACCTATTTTGAATACATAGATGACACAATAGCTTGGATTGGTAGTTTTATTGAAAGAGTATATAAACAACTTGAAGATACACAAAAACCGAAATTTAACAAAATTGTTGAAGATACAGTGCATATTATTAGGGAGGAATATCAAAATGATGTGAGTTTATCCTATATAGCTGATAAGTTATCTGTATCTACTACATATGTATCAAGACTTCTTAAAGCAGAGTTTGGTAAAAGTTTTAAAGAATTTTTAACAGAATACAAAATGGAGAAGGCTAAAGAACTATTAAGAGAGAGTGATCTAACGATTCAGCAGATTGCTAAGCAGGTGGGATATAATAACATCCGGCATTTTACTAGAATGTTTAAAAAATATGAAGGTGTTACAGCAGGGGAATATAAGAATATTGTATTAAAAGAGGTCTGA
- a CDS encoding M56 family metallopeptidase produces MASFITTLLTTSLSMSVVALLYIALHPVLIKQYTAKSIYYGWLIILLGLIIPFRPHFSKALIQIDPAFVDFISTPNVNAQMDYTTNSVMNHTSIINHSFEIQWPQIIFFVCLAGFVLMMVYHIWKHTLFMKSINRWSEDILSTQIGCLTESLKEEMKISRKIHIKNCPCISTPMLVGFFKPTVLLPSVDWSSIETSLILRHELIHYKHKDLLYKVFMLIVIGVHWFNPIVYIIANYASRICEISCDEKVAHYLNRDSRKLYAEIIINACRQPKKFQTVLSTNFIGGKKTMKNRILSIMNTKEKRFGLLILCLIFVATITTGEVFATDKTDLKSDSKAIESRMTEQANVSMEQKDNDTVKHKIAIYENYGLTYDEEQDMFFYNGKTVKYFYDQLNASNSYYFIMRPKGEISLKALRNEVNELTGITVISNHEEDNLSQQFFSESNSSQTAIHEEKSVSHNTEKAPFESRTDKIAKDCYPYKAYGLAYDPSSDMLYYQGEAVYSFFDEIDTNRYFFITRPTGSIFIKALRNEDGQLVGIDYASAEEYEQLFGPVNQ; encoded by the coding sequence GTGGCGTCTTTTATAACAACTTTACTAACAACTTCTCTTTCTATGAGTGTTGTAGCATTATTATACATCGCATTGCATCCTGTATTGATAAAACAATATACTGCTAAATCAATTTACTATGGCTGGTTAATTATACTTTTGGGACTAATTATACCCTTTAGACCACATTTTAGTAAAGCCCTTATTCAGATAGATCCTGCATTTGTGGATTTTATTAGTACTCCTAATGTCAATGCCCAAATGGATTATACCACAAATAGTGTTATGAATCATACAAGTATCATAAACCATTCGTTTGAAATTCAGTGGCCTCAAATTATTTTTTTTGTTTGTCTAGCTGGTTTTGTACTAATGATGGTCTATCATATTTGGAAGCATACTCTATTCATGAAGTCAATCAATCGATGGAGTGAAGATATTCTCTCCACTCAAATAGGATGCTTAACCGAGTCTTTGAAAGAAGAAATGAAAATATCTAGAAAAATACATATAAAAAATTGCCCATGCATCTCCACCCCTATGCTCGTCGGTTTTTTTAAACCTACAGTATTATTACCCTCAGTTGATTGGAGTTCTATAGAGACATCACTCATATTAAGGCATGAGCTGATTCACTATAAACACAAGGACCTCTTGTATAAGGTGTTTATGTTGATAGTTATCGGGGTTCATTGGTTCAATCCAATAGTCTATATCATTGCCAATTACGCCAGTAGGATTTGTGAAATATCTTGTGATGAAAAGGTAGCGCATTATTTAAATAGAGACAGTCGAAAACTATATGCTGAAATAATTATTAACGCCTGTAGGCAACCAAAAAAATTTCAAACAGTATTGTCAACAAACTTTATTGGAGGTAAAAAAACCATGAAAAACAGAATCCTTTCTATAATGAATACAAAGGAAAAGAGATTTGGCTTGCTTATACTTTGCTTAATTTTTGTAGCTACGATAACAACTGGGGAAGTATTTGCAACTGATAAAACCGACCTCAAATCAGATTCTAAGGCAATCGAATCTAGAATGACTGAACAAGCGAATGTAAGCATGGAGCAAAAAGACAATGATACAGTCAAACATAAAATTGCTATCTATGAAAACTACGGTTTGACATATGATGAAGAACAGGATATGTTCTTCTATAATGGAAAAACAGTGAAGTATTTTTATGATCAACTCAACGCTTCAAATAGTTATTACTTTATCATGCGTCCCAAAGGTGAAATAAGCCTAAAAGCTCTTCGTAATGAAGTCAATGAATTAACAGGTATAACTGTTATTAGCAATCACGAAGAAGACAATCTATCACAACAATTCTTTAGCGAAAGCAATAGTAGTCAAACCGCTATACATGAAGAAAAATCTGTGTCGCATAATACTGAAAAAGCTCCTTTTGAATCCAGAACCGATAAAATAGCAAAGGATTGTTATCCCTATAAAGCATATGGGTTAGCTTATGACCCATCATCCGATATGCTTTATTATCAAGGTGAAGCTGTTTATAGTTTTTTTGATGAAATTGACACGAATCGTTATTTTTTTATTACCCGTCCAACAGGGAGCATATTTATTAAAGCTCTTCGTAATGAAGATGGTCAATTAGTAGGTATTGACTATGCTAGTGCAGAAGAATATGAACAATTGTTTGGTCCAGTAAACCAATAA
- a CDS encoding serine hydrolase domain-containing protein, which produces MNFMITFLYLAIAIVLVIKGLYNLLNVEKLANQMKQKREKKKDLKEISFDRLKLKAGINSLILLFVGVFIFISLRLDIGVRDIPDLVLQKGPDVSVQAYEDTIRTFLDENQLPGLVVGIVDGSDRYLFTYGYGDYSNYEVVNEKTLFEVGSITKTFTGILLADAVENGIVSIDDTVDMYLDTTKMGNNPVFKNITMKHLTTHTSGLPRLPQSFGFMFNAWLSGMTGGNPYKIVTKEKMYEYMEEAILVNPTGENWVYSNYGVGVLGMCLTEIHQRTYDELLQKTIAKPLGMTNTSVSFHQDKITSYADGFRSYKRLGNIAIGMKNAPWILEEGIVAAGGIRSTGEDMLLFLEALINESLPSITASKEPLFQVDEYRQIGMNWIIDDIEEIDESIIWHNGQTGGFNSYIGFYENKEAGIFVVANSTNSIQRLADDLMLLLINREVQ; this is translated from the coding sequence ATGAATTTTATGATAACCTTCCTTTATTTGGCAATAGCAATAGTGTTAGTGATTAAAGGATTATATAACTTATTGAATGTTGAAAAGCTTGCAAATCAAATGAAACAGAAGCGAGAAAAGAAAAAAGATCTTAAAGAGATATCTTTTGATAGACTCAAATTAAAAGCGGGAATTAATAGTTTAATACTTTTATTTGTTGGTGTATTTATCTTCATATCATTGAGATTGGATATCGGTGTTAGAGATATACCTGATTTGGTATTGCAAAAAGGACCAGATGTGTCTGTTCAAGCATATGAAGATACTATCAGAACTTTTCTTGATGAAAATCAATTACCTGGGCTTGTTGTTGGTATTGTTGATGGTAGTGATAGATACTTATTTACATATGGATATGGAGATTATAGTAATTATGAGGTTGTTAACGAAAAGACTCTTTTTGAAGTAGGATCCATAACCAAAACCTTCACTGGTATTTTACTTGCTGATGCAGTAGAGAATGGAATAGTATCTATTGATGATACAGTGGATATGTATTTAGATACAACAAAAATGGGAAACAATCCTGTTTTTAAAAATATTACAATGAAACACTTAACAACCCATACATCAGGGCTACCTAGATTACCGCAGTCTTTTGGTTTTATGTTTAATGCATGGCTTTCAGGAATGACTGGAGGTAATCCATATAAGATAGTAACAAAAGAAAAGATGTATGAGTATATGGAAGAAGCAATTTTAGTCAATCCTACAGGTGAAAACTGGGTATATTCTAATTATGGCGTTGGTGTTTTGGGAATGTGCTTAACTGAAATTCATCAGAGAACGTATGATGAGTTATTGCAAAAAACTATAGCCAAACCTTTGGGGATGACAAACACTTCTGTCTCGTTCCATCAAGATAAGATCACTTCTTATGCAGATGGTTTTAGAAGCTACAAACGACTTGGTAATATTGCAATTGGGATGAAAAATGCACCTTGGATACTGGAGGAAGGCATTGTAGCAGCAGGAGGAATTCGTTCTACAGGAGAGGATATGTTGTTATTTCTTGAAGCCCTCATAAATGAATCATTACCTTCTATAACTGCATCAAAAGAGCCCTTATTTCAAGTTGATGAGTATCGTCAGATAGGAATGAACTGGATTATCGATGACATAGAGGAAATAGACGAATCAATCATTTGGCATAATGGGCAAACAGGTGGTTTTAACAGTTATATCGGATTTTATGAGAATAAAGAAGCAGGTATTTTTGTAGTAGCTAATTCTACTAATAGTATACAGAGATTAGCGGATGACTTAATGCTTTTGTTAATCAATAGAGAGGTACAGTAA
- a CDS encoding DUF4386 domain-containing protein — MNNITSKMKKKRKTSIIVGVLILIAYCVLASTLIESKILVMLFEVISGIAVIGISVLMFPIFKPYNNRVTVSYLLLKIIEGSLMIIAGILFLASNDVLFGMRDSVYTSHTYIFIISAYMFYYLLYKSKIIPRWISVWGVIAVILLLIVNLMELTNNIIPMLILGIGYSQIMLNEVFLAIWLMVKGFNPAAIGSDNIES, encoded by the coding sequence ATGAATAATATTACAAGCAAAATGAAAAAGAAGAGAAAAACATCAATAATAGTAGGTGTACTTATACTAATTGCATATTGTGTTTTAGCTAGTACTTTAATAGAATCAAAAATATTGGTGATGCTTTTTGAGGTGATTAGTGGTATTGCAGTTATCGGTATTTCTGTTCTAATGTTTCCAATCTTTAAACCATACAACAATAGAGTAACTGTAAGCTACCTCTTGCTAAAAATCATTGAAGGATCACTTATGATTATTGCTGGGATTTTATTTTTGGCTTCCAATGATGTATTATTTGGCATGCGAGATTCAGTTTATACAAGTCATACTTACATCTTTATCATAAGTGCTTACATGTTTTATTATTTATTGTATAAATCAAAAATCATTCCCAGGTGGATATCAGTTTGGGGTGTCATTGCAGTGATACTATTACTAATAGTGAACTTAATGGAATTGACAAATAACATTATTCCAATGTTAATATTAGGTATAGGCTACTCTCAAATAATGTTGAATGAAGTTTTTCTAGCAATATGGTTGATGGTTAAAGGATTTAATCCAGCTGCCATTGGGTCTGACAACATAGAAAGTTAA
- a CDS encoding DUF6472 family protein: MNKGQCDYCLYLTYDRETDEYYCSINLDQDDIGRIRYSKHDSCPYFRMGDDYTIVKKQV; encoded by the coding sequence ATGAATAAAGGTCAATGTGATTATTGTCTATACTTAACATATGATAGAGAAACAGATGAATACTATTGTTCTATAAATTTGGATCAAGATGATATAGGGAGGATTAGATACAGTAAGCATGACAGTTGTCCTTATTTTCGTATGGGAGATGACTATACCATTGTAAAAAAGCAGGTTTAA
- a CDS encoding AraC family transcriptional regulator: MSNFYLVDESYKAHLESLGLNMELIFKKSGIPVNAVDKDGYTISKEQYILLMNNIDRMVDDHQIIEHSNIDRIMMFVPPLFAAMCSKDGKHCFERISKYKKLIGPFILRVETDDEKLSLTYEFDDGSVELPRITVLSEQVLMVNIIRKATGLDIKPIKVASVHDYGKGAFEKFFGIKPTQSSINVLEFRLEDILEPFLTENNIMWSYLEPELTKRIKEIEIDDSFSAKVRSVLFELIPAGEANVESVAKELALSIRSLQRKLSSENTTFIKELNHTRELLARNYLKDKSISNDDIAFLIGYSEANAFQRAFRNWTGMTTGQYRKNYEVE; the protein is encoded by the coding sequence TTGAGTAATTTTTATTTGGTTGATGAATCATATAAGGCACATTTGGAATCTCTTGGCTTGAATATGGAGTTAATTTTTAAGAAGTCAGGCATTCCAGTAAATGCAGTGGATAAGGATGGTTATACAATATCAAAAGAGCAATATATCCTATTGATGAATAACATTGATAGGATGGTGGATGACCATCAGATTATAGAACACAGTAACATCGACCGGATAATGATGTTTGTACCACCATTATTTGCAGCCATGTGTTCAAAAGATGGTAAGCACTGCTTTGAACGAATATCAAAGTATAAGAAATTAATTGGACCTTTTATACTGAGGGTAGAGACGGATGATGAAAAGTTAAGCTTAACCTATGAGTTTGATGATGGTAGCGTAGAATTACCAAGAATTACAGTATTAAGTGAGCAAGTCCTTATGGTCAATATCATTAGAAAAGCAACAGGGTTGGATATTAAACCTATAAAGGTTGCCTCAGTTCATGATTATGGTAAGGGTGCTTTTGAAAAATTCTTTGGTATCAAACCTACCCAATCAAGTATAAATGTTTTAGAGTTCCGTTTGGAAGATATCCTAGAACCATTCCTTACTGAAAACAATATTATGTGGAGTTACTTGGAACCAGAACTCACTAAACGTATAAAAGAAATAGAAATTGATGATTCTTTTTCTGCAAAAGTTAGAAGTGTTCTGTTTGAACTAATTCCTGCTGGAGAAGCTAATGTGGAGTCAGTTGCAAAAGAACTCGCCCTAAGTATTAGGTCTCTTCAACGAAAACTATCAAGTGAGAACACCACATTCATTAAGGAACTTAATCATACAAGAGAACTGCTTGCCAGAAATTACTTGAAAGACAAGAGTATCTCCAATGATGATATCGCATTTCTTATAGGCTACTCTGAAGCCAATGCTTTTCAAAGAGCTTTTAGGAACTGGACAGGTATGACTACTGGCCAGTATAGAAAGAACTACGAAGTTGAATAA
- a CDS encoding BlaI/MecI/CopY family transcriptional regulator: MINRKKLPDAEFEVMNEIWNNASPITTNVLMKKLGKQKEWKVQTLISMLNRLIKKGFLHSEKNGKERTYVPLVKKEDYLKYETENFIKRYHENSIVNLVNTLYSNKKLKEQDIDELSTLLKEWRD, translated from the coding sequence TTGATTAATAGAAAAAAGTTACCAGACGCAGAATTTGAAGTGATGAACGAAATATGGAACAATGCATCACCTATAACAACCAATGTTCTTATGAAGAAGCTAGGAAAACAAAAGGAATGGAAGGTCCAGACGCTGATTTCTATGCTAAACAGACTGATTAAAAAAGGATTTCTACATTCAGAAAAAAATGGGAAAGAGCGAACTTATGTGCCTTTAGTTAAGAAAGAAGACTATTTAAAATATGAAACCGAGAACTTCATTAAAAGATACCATGAAAACTCAATCGTAAATCTTGTTAATACGTTATACAGTAATAAAAAACTTAAGGAACAAGACATCGATGAACTCTCAACTTTGCTCAAAGAATGGAGGGATTGA
- a CDS encoding nucleotide disphospho-sugar-binding domain-containing protein, whose product MKICTFPNCAYLSETSRMIAIYKELKSRDIDVIMATHGGPYEWIFKEEGIAYHIVKPYVTNERAREFVKTNTGEKGLTEFYSTEELTTHVENEISFFKEKNISTLLTGFTLSCSISARVLSIPLAVTHLASFVPPVFERNMLVPTLLPDSKLFDLIPKTWLVSYVNKIAYRSKLGTKSFNKVSKKYNLKPFNSITEMMMGDINIVTDVPEILGIPKAELENWAPSHKDKKYYSYDYKLKYGGAIFAKLFGDVSGEIHEFLDTNLPKIYVALTSGRSDVLGKVYDAVSSLDAKAIICSTVHKFANQSNSNILVVEHLPSHKIMPMVDIAIIHGGQGSVQTAIESGTPIIGIPLHMEQGLNVVIVERNGAGIMQSKNSVTPDEIRDKIQQILNNESYKENMQRLSSHQKRVNGIKKVADILMDTDSCN is encoded by the coding sequence TTGAAAATCTGTACATTTCCAAATTGCGCCTATCTATCAGAGACTTCTCGTATGATCGCCATTTACAAGGAGCTAAAGTCAAGAGATATAGATGTTATTATGGCTACTCATGGTGGACCCTACGAGTGGATTTTCAAAGAAGAAGGGATTGCATATCATATTGTAAAGCCCTATGTTACAAATGAAAGAGCACGTGAATTTGTTAAGACAAACACAGGTGAAAAAGGTTTAACTGAGTTCTACTCTACTGAAGAATTGACAACTCATGTTGAAAATGAAATTTCATTCTTTAAAGAAAAGAATATTAGCACGTTATTAACTGGTTTCACATTATCCTGTAGTATTTCTGCAAGAGTACTTAGTATCCCACTGGCAGTTACTCATTTAGCTTCATTTGTTCCACCGGTATTTGAACGTAATATGTTAGTACCTACACTATTGCCTGATTCAAAACTATTTGACCTTATTCCAAAAACATGGCTTGTTTCGTACGTCAATAAGATAGCTTATAGATCAAAGCTTGGTACAAAATCCTTTAATAAGGTATCAAAAAAATATAATCTTAAGCCCTTTAATAGCATAACCGAAATGATGATGGGAGATATCAATATAGTAACAGATGTACCAGAGATCTTGGGAATTCCTAAAGCTGAGCTGGAAAACTGGGCTCCGTCACATAAAGACAAAAAGTACTATTCATATGATTATAAATTGAAATATGGAGGTGCTATTTTTGCAAAGTTATTCGGTGATGTTTCAGGTGAAATACATGAGTTCCTTGACACGAATTTACCCAAGATATATGTAGCATTGACATCGGGAAGATCAGATGTCCTTGGTAAAGTTTATGATGCTGTAAGTAGCTTAGATGCAAAAGCTATCATCTGCAGTACGGTCCATAAATTTGCTAATCAGTCAAATTCCAATATTCTAGTGGTGGAGCACTTACCTTCTCACAAAATAATGCCAATGGTTGATATAGCAATTATTCATGGAGGACAAGGAAGTGTGCAAACGGCAATTGAATCTGGTACACCGATAATTGGCATCCCATTGCATATGGAACAAGGACTGAATGTAGTAATTGTTGAGCGAAATGGTGCTGGGATAATGCAAAGTAAAAATAGTGTAACCCCAGATGAGATTAGAGATAAAATTCAACAGATATTGAATAATGAATCCTATAAAGAGAATATGCAAAGACTTTCAAGTCATCAAAAGAGAGTTAATGGCATTAAAAAAGTTGCTGATATTCTCATGGATACTGATAGCTGCAATTAA
- a CDS encoding oxidoreductase: protein MSKRVALVTGASSGIGFDAAIELKNKGFTVYGAARRVEKLKELASKGVKTIQLDVTIEESMINCVDAIVKEEGRIDILVNNAGYGSYGAIEDVPMEEARRQIEVNVFGLARMSQLVLPYMRKNKFGRIINISSMGGKIYTSFGGWYHATKFAVEALSDCMRLEVEEFGIDVVLVEPGGIKTDWGIIAADNLKKASKGGAYQKSASKSADSMKKMYSGNSLSDPKIIANAIVKAATARKPKTRYLLGFGAKPSVFLRRILSDRMFDRIARSI, encoded by the coding sequence ATGAGTAAAAGAGTAGCGTTAGTAACAGGTGCAAGTAGTGGTATTGGATTTGATGCAGCTATTGAGCTTAAGAATAAAGGATTTACCGTCTATGGAGCTGCTAGAAGAGTAGAAAAGTTGAAAGAATTAGCTAGTAAAGGCGTTAAAACTATTCAACTTGATGTAACTATTGAAGAGTCCATGATAAACTGTGTAGATGCCATCGTTAAAGAAGAAGGTAGAATCGATATATTGGTAAACAATGCTGGATATGGCTCATACGGTGCCATCGAAGATGTTCCAATGGAAGAAGCAAGAAGGCAGATTGAAGTTAATGTCTTTGGACTTGCGAGAATGAGTCAATTAGTGTTACCTTATATGAGAAAGAATAAATTTGGAAGAATAATTAACATATCTTCCATGGGCGGAAAGATATACACATCCTTTGGGGGATGGTATCATGCAACAAAGTTCGCAGTAGAAGCTCTTAGTGATTGTATGCGTTTGGAAGTTGAAGAGTTTGGAATAGATGTAGTTTTAGTAGAGCCAGGTGGAATTAAGACAGATTGGGGTATTATAGCAGCTGATAACCTTAAAAAAGCTTCAAAAGGTGGAGCATACCAGAAGAGTGCATCCAAGTCAGCTGATTCCATGAAAAAAATGTATAGCGGTAATAGTCTCTCAGACCCAAAAATCATTGCGAATGCAATTGTTAAAGCTGCTACAGCCAGAAAACCAAAGACAAGATATCTTCTAGGTTTTGGCGCAAAACCTTCAGTTTTCTTAAGAAGAATTTTATCAGACAGAATGTTTGATCGTATTGCAAGAAGTATATAG